A single genomic interval of Arthrobacter sp. NicSoilB8 harbors:
- a CDS encoding queuosine precursor transporter, whose amino-acid sequence MTSAKTFPASAPPKFASIGSPYFGIMLAVMAVVLILSNIGASKGVAIGPIITDGGFFLFPLAYILGDVISEVYGFKVARKAIVTTFALSVFASLCYWVIIALPGFGDEYGASKQAALEGALGPVPQIVLASLLAFLAGQTINSWILVKMKARTGERSLWARIMGSSVVGEFVDTLIFCSIAASVIGITDAGMFVNYVLVGFLYKTLVEFAFVPLTSLSIGWVKKREPSYGA is encoded by the coding sequence ATGACTTCCGCCAAGACTTTCCCCGCGTCAGCGCCGCCAAAATTCGCCTCGATCGGCTCCCCGTACTTCGGCATCATGCTCGCTGTCATGGCGGTGGTGCTGATCCTGTCCAACATTGGGGCGTCCAAGGGCGTGGCGATCGGACCCATCATCACCGACGGAGGCTTCTTCCTCTTCCCGCTGGCCTACATCCTGGGCGACGTCATCAGCGAGGTCTACGGCTTCAAGGTGGCGCGCAAGGCCATCGTCACCACGTTCGCGCTCTCCGTCTTTGCCTCCCTCTGCTACTGGGTCATCATCGCCCTGCCGGGATTCGGCGACGAGTATGGCGCCTCCAAGCAGGCTGCCCTGGAAGGTGCACTGGGTCCGGTCCCGCAGATCGTGCTGGCCTCGCTCCTGGCTTTCCTCGCCGGCCAGACCATCAACTCCTGGATCCTCGTGAAGATGAAGGCACGGACCGGGGAAAGGTCCCTGTGGGCGCGCATCATGGGTTCCTCGGTGGTTGGCGAGTTCGTGGACACGCTGATCTTCTGCAGCATCGCCGCATCCGTGATCGGCATTACCGACGCCGGGATGTTCGTGAACTACGTCCTGGTGGGTTTCCTCTACAAGACCCTTGTGGAGTTCGCCTTCGTCCCGCTGACCTCGCTTTCCATTGGCTGGGTCAAGAAACGCGAACCGAGCTACGGGGCTTAG
- a CDS encoding IS3 family transposase produces MADAKTWKDIALTFAGKLITAGWSAVKACALVGVHRTAWYRHLSPPAPSGIMVPHPDRAYPNRITDTEADAFMELLNSREYANLSVTQAYYRMLDAGHCFFSIAAAHRIVARNGQNGDRREQRTGTGPKRAKPIIHATAPNQLWSWDITMLHGPGKHTYRLYAILDVFSRRVVGHRVEHTETAALAAALITGAVTENRQRPAVLHADNGAPMRAGSTLQLAQSLGITLSYSRPRVSDDNPYSESLFKTVKYDLDFPRRFQDLQHARDYMAAFFADYNANHRHSGLNYYTPDTVHAGRVDQARQRRQATLNACHARHPHRYRNKPTAPAAPAHAGINHKANPLSQTA; encoded by the coding sequence GTGGCTGACGCCAAAACCTGGAAAGACATCGCCCTGACCTTTGCCGGGAAACTGATCACGGCCGGCTGGTCCGCGGTGAAGGCCTGCGCCCTGGTGGGCGTTCACCGCACGGCCTGGTACCGGCACCTGAGCCCGCCTGCACCGTCGGGGATCATGGTGCCCCATCCCGACCGCGCCTACCCGAACCGGATCACCGATACCGAAGCCGACGCCTTCATGGAACTGCTGAACTCCAGGGAATACGCCAACCTCTCCGTCACCCAGGCCTACTACCGGATGCTCGACGCGGGGCACTGTTTCTTCTCCATCGCCGCCGCCCACCGCATCGTGGCCCGGAACGGGCAGAACGGCGACCGCCGCGAACAGCGCACGGGAACCGGCCCCAAACGAGCCAAACCCATCATCCACGCGACCGCCCCGAACCAGCTCTGGAGCTGGGACATCACGATGCTCCACGGCCCGGGAAAACACACCTACCGGCTCTACGCGATCCTGGATGTCTTCTCCCGCAGAGTCGTCGGGCACCGGGTCGAACACACCGAAACGGCCGCCCTGGCCGCCGCACTGATCACAGGCGCGGTCACCGAAAACCGGCAGCGCCCTGCCGTGCTCCACGCCGACAACGGCGCACCCATGCGCGCCGGCAGCACCCTCCAGCTTGCCCAGTCCCTGGGCATCACACTGTCCTACTCCCGCCCGCGGGTCTCCGACGACAACCCCTACTCAGAATCCCTGTTCAAGACAGTGAAATACGACCTGGACTTTCCCCGCCGGTTCCAGGACCTCCAGCACGCCCGCGACTATATGGCGGCATTCTTCGCGGACTACAACGCCAACCACCGCCACAGCGGCCTGAACTACTACACGCCCGACACCGTCCACGCAGGACGAGTCGACCAGGCACGCCAACGCCGCCAAGCAACCCTCAACGCCTGCCACGCCCGGCATCCTCACCGCTACCGAAACAAACCCACCGCACCAGCCGCCCCGGCCCACGCCGGCATCAACCACAAAGCCAACCCGCTGTCACAAACAGCTTGA
- a CDS encoding type IV toxin-antitoxin system AbiEi family antitoxin domain-containing protein produces the protein MTQNPLKLPPMGNLWRTEQLLDLGYGPRAIRSLLDSGILVRLRHGCYIRASLWRAQSPTTRSRQLIYAHAHGTRTTSTGTFHYSHTSAARLRRLYLWDVDDAIHLLQKVRPSNERHGRDVRCHTRPFAEHEVAMVNGLRTTSLERTTADCAMLLRYRQALILTDHALRLGADQSVLQAMADDLDGRRGIRTFRRVLASADPRSESPGETLTRELILRCRIKPPEPQLEVSSRAGRHRLDFAWKEEKVALEFDGKIKYFDYSPTAEVLFEERRREKALTEEGWRFVRVEWKDLFREQEFESRLLRALAGRRPHP, from the coding sequence ATGACGCAGAACCCCTTGAAGCTGCCACCGATGGGTAACCTCTGGCGCACCGAACAACTCCTGGACCTCGGCTACGGCCCCCGGGCCATCCGTTCGCTCCTGGATTCGGGCATTCTCGTCCGGCTCCGGCACGGCTGCTACATCCGCGCGAGCCTTTGGCGGGCCCAGTCCCCCACCACCCGGAGCCGGCAGCTCATCTACGCCCATGCCCACGGGACGCGGACGACGTCGACAGGCACCTTCCACTACAGCCACACTTCCGCGGCGCGTCTCCGCCGCCTCTATCTGTGGGACGTGGATGACGCCATACACCTCCTCCAGAAAGTGCGCCCCTCGAACGAGCGCCACGGCAGGGACGTCCGCTGCCACACGCGTCCCTTCGCCGAGCACGAGGTTGCCATGGTGAACGGGCTCCGGACGACTTCGCTGGAGCGCACAACGGCCGACTGCGCCATGCTGCTGCGCTACAGGCAGGCGTTGATCCTCACTGACCACGCACTTCGCCTGGGCGCGGACCAAAGCGTCCTGCAGGCCATGGCAGATGATCTGGACGGCCGGCGGGGAATCCGGACATTCCGCCGTGTCCTCGCCTCGGCAGATCCGCGGTCCGAATCTCCCGGTGAGACTCTGACCCGCGAGCTGATTCTGCGGTGCCGGATCAAGCCTCCCGAGCCGCAGCTTGAAGTGTCTAGCCGCGCTGGGCGTCATCGCTTGGACTTTGCGTGGAAGGAGGAGAAGGTCGCCCTCGAGTTCGACGGCAAGATCAAGTACTTCGATTACAGTCCCACGGCCGAGGTGCTCTTCGAGGAACGGCGGCGGGAGAAGGCCTTGACTGAAGAGGGCTGGCGGTTCGTCCGCGTGGAGTGGAAGGACCTCTTCCGCGAGCAGGAATTCGAGAGCCGTCTGCTTCGTGCACTGGCCGGCCGCCGCCCGCACCCGTGA
- a CDS encoding LacI family DNA-binding transcriptional regulator, whose translation MTLNTSRTRRPTIYDVAKSAGVSPSLVSLVLQNPSKVSQKRRDAVRAAMSELGYRPSRAATTLASSQTKSIGLVIDDFRNLWFVDLLRGMESALSPHGYQVTLADSRPGENRITEAADGLLAMHVEGLVIAAEPSASMMAGTWVPAVVAGWRDGVPAGADLITNDDDGGGRIAAEHLLGLGHTRIGHLTGAGGAASHRREGFRSRIVEAGVEVRIAGESQGTSEEDGYAAACWLLEHHPDTTALFAANDTMALGALAAAKARGLSVPADLSVIGYDNSQLAKSRYLDITSVDNRSDVVGVDVATTLLARIQDPTLEPRRELIEPALIVRGTTARVSG comes from the coding sequence ATGACGCTGAACACCTCTCGAACCCGCCGGCCGACGATCTACGACGTCGCCAAGAGCGCCGGCGTCTCCCCGTCCCTGGTTTCCCTTGTGCTGCAAAACCCGTCCAAGGTCAGCCAGAAGCGCCGGGACGCCGTCCGGGCGGCCATGTCGGAGCTAGGATATCGACCCAGCCGGGCGGCGACAACGCTCGCCAGCAGCCAGACCAAGAGCATCGGGCTCGTCATTGACGACTTCCGGAACCTCTGGTTCGTGGACCTCCTGCGCGGCATGGAATCAGCCCTCTCCCCGCACGGCTACCAGGTCACCCTCGCGGACTCGCGGCCGGGCGAAAACCGGATCACGGAGGCCGCGGACGGCCTGCTGGCCATGCACGTGGAGGGCCTCGTCATCGCCGCCGAACCGAGCGCGTCCATGATGGCCGGGACCTGGGTTCCCGCCGTCGTCGCCGGCTGGCGGGACGGCGTTCCGGCCGGCGCCGACCTCATTACCAATGACGACGATGGCGGCGGCCGCATCGCGGCGGAGCACCTGCTGGGGCTCGGCCACACGCGGATCGGACACCTCACGGGCGCCGGCGGAGCCGCGTCCCACCGGCGGGAAGGCTTCCGCAGCCGCATCGTGGAGGCCGGCGTCGAGGTCCGGATCGCCGGCGAATCCCAGGGGACCTCCGAGGAAGACGGCTACGCGGCCGCCTGCTGGCTGCTCGAACACCACCCCGACACGACGGCCCTGTTCGCGGCCAACGACACCATGGCCCTGGGCGCCCTCGCCGCCGCCAAGGCACGTGGCCTGTCCGTCCCGGCGGACCTCTCCGTGATCGGCTACGACAACTCCCAGCTGGCCAAGTCGCGCTACCTGGACATCACCTCCGTGGACAACCGCAGCGACGTTGTCGGCGTGGACGTGGCCACCACCCTGCTGGCCCGGATCCAAGACCCCACCCTCGAACCCCGGCGCGAACTGATCGAGCCCGCCCTCATCGTCCGCGGCACCACGGCCCGAGTTTCCGGCTGA